The genomic stretch GTGGACAGCCATACCTATGATTTATGGCAGCAAGTGTTGTCGATCATCCAGACTAAATTAAGCAAGCCTAGCTTTGACACCTGGTTCAAAGCAACAAAGGCTTCCTTTGTCGATGATTCCATGCTTGAAGTAACAGCGCCGACAACATTTGCGGCCGAATGGCTGGAGGGCCGTTATACAAAACTTATTAGAACGACGCTTTACGAATTTCTAGGGAGACAAGTGGATGTTCGCTTCTCTATAGAAGAACCAAGAAGCTCCGAGCCTGCTTATGTATTCCCGCCCAAAGCGGTATTTTCACCTGCCATGAGCGAAGAAGCAACACCTACTCATATGCTTAACCCGAAGTATACATTTGATACATTTGTTATTGGCGCTAATAACCGTTTCGCCCATGCTGCCTCGCTTGCAGTAGCTGAAGCGCCCGCCAAAGCTTATAATCCTTTGTTTCTATACGGTGGAGTTGGGCTTGGAAAAACCCACTTAATGCATGCAATAGGCCATTACATTATGGATCATAATCCGAATACGAAGGTTCTATACATTTCGTCGGAGAAGTTTACGAATGAATTCATTAACGCGATCCGTGATAACCGCGGCGAAAGTTTCCGTACCAAATATCGCAATATCGATGTGCTTCTTATTGACGATATTCAATTTTTGGCTGGGAAAGAGCAGACGCAGGAAGAATTTTTCCACACCTTTAATGCTCTACACGAGGAACGAAAGCAAATTGTCATCTCAAGTGACCGGCCTCCAAAGGAAATTCCGACACTTGAAGAGAGATTGCGTTCTCGCTTTGAATGGGGTCTTATAACCGATATTCAGCCGCCGGATCTAGAGACAAGGATCGCCATATTGCGCAAGAAGGCGAGAGCTGAAAATCTTGATATTCCTAACGAAGCGATGATCTACATCGCAAATCAAATTGATACAAACATTCGTGAACTGGAAGGCGCTCTAATTAGGGTTGTAGCCTATTCATCCCTTATAAATGCTGATATCACGT from Paenibacillus sp. FSL H8-0548 encodes the following:
- the dnaA gene encoding chromosomal replication initiator protein DnaA; this translates as MDSHTYDLWQQVLSIIQTKLSKPSFDTWFKATKASFVDDSMLEVTAPTTFAAEWLEGRYTKLIRTTLYEFLGRQVDVRFSIEEPRSSEPAYVFPPKAVFSPAMSEEATPTHMLNPKYTFDTFVIGANNRFAHAASLAVAEAPAKAYNPLFLYGGVGLGKTHLMHAIGHYIMDHNPNTKVLYISSEKFTNEFINAIRDNRGESFRTKYRNIDVLLIDDIQFLAGKEQTQEEFFHTFNALHEERKQIVISSDRPPKEIPTLEERLRSRFEWGLITDIQPPDLETRIAILRKKARAENLDIPNEAMIYIANQIDTNIRELEGALIRVVAYSSLINADITSHLAAEALKDIIPSSRPRMITMHDIQTKVGEFYGLRLEDFKARKRTKAVAFPRQIAMYLSRELTDFSLPKIGEAFGGRDHTTVIHAHEKITQQLKIDQDLYKIVQNLAEKVKNHM